In a single window of the Nicotiana tomentosiformis chromosome 8, ASM39032v3, whole genome shotgun sequence genome:
- the LOC104109604 gene encoding uncharacterized protein: MGFDEMEPIFGRVNAEWSAPHKTQLKPFLFHVHGLPSDPSTLRVCATDFHSNTWDSLKSAQELEDMRDRTGIGGSWSDFVDYLIASVKSEDVKLVMDGQSKFGGAAHAKLVAQKAKGMPRIAISLSKLVDTAATEAMSNLSLELYKTFTNVHNLLKAEQKRCFELTNGLSEEKQEKNETGQYSKRQKLQKITEKTAPDSATTSSSLESPDKQAAQLPSTKVTNRVVPAHRRARVRGVLLHDTEDETQD; this comes from the coding sequence ATGGGGTTTGATGAAATGGAGCCAATTTTTGGGAGAGTAAATGCAGAGTGGTCAGCACCTCACAAAACCCAATTGAAGCCTTTCCTCTTTCATGTTCACGGGTTGCCAAGTGATCCCTCTACTCTTCGTGTCTGTGCCACTGACTTCCATTCAAATACATGGGACTCTTTGAAATCTGCCCAGGAGCTCGAAGATATGAGGGACAGAACTGGTATAGGAGGCTCTTGGTCTGACTTTGTAGATTACCTTATAGCTTCCGTAAAGTCTGAAGATGTGAAGCTTGTTATGGATGGACAGTCAAAATTTGGAGGTGCTGCACATGCAAAATTGGTTGCTCAAAAAGCAAAGGGGATGCCAAGAATCGCTATATCACTTAGTAAACTTGTGGATACTGCAGCAACTGAGGcaatgtcaaatctttctttgGAGCTCTACAAAACATTTACAAATGTACATAATTTGCTTAAAGCTGAACAAAAACGATGCTTTGAGTTGACAAATGGTTTGTCAGAAGAAAAGCAGGAAAAGAATGAAACTGGCCAGTACTCAAAAAGACAGAAATTGCAAAAGATTACTGAGAAAACAGCCCCAGATTCTGCAACCACCAGTAGCTCACTGGAGTCTCCAGATAAGCAAGCAGCACAACTTCCTTCTACAAAGGTGACTAACCGTGTGGTACCAGCACATCGTAGGGCCAGAGTCCGAGGTGTTCTTTTGCATGATACTGAAGATGAGACACAAGATTAG